In one Niallia taxi genomic region, the following are encoded:
- a CDS encoding peptidoglycan D,D-transpeptidase FtsI family protein, giving the protein MGNKKKKRTLPIRLNLIFFAVFLLFSALILRLGFVQIVYGDEYKRKLERTEDVTVDTSVPRGKIYDSTGKVIVDNSAKNAITYTNTGVKSDEMLKTAETLAKYIDKDTKKVTERDKQDYWIMKHPDEAEALVTDKEKTALAEKYTDSDEYNSEVYKLQLDRITEDELKSISEDDLEVLAIYREFASGYKMTPHIVKNNDVTDKEMAVVSENLTSLKGVDTTTDWDRSYAFDNTLRSVLGSVSSSEEGLPAESLSYYLSKGYSRNDRVGKSYLELEYEDVLKGQKEKIRTQTDSDGKETTEVITEGKRGNDLVLAIDMELQQKVEDIIEKQLKSAKQMSGTKFLDRAYVVLMNPNTGDVLTMAGKRLVTENGKTKVQDDALGNMTTSYNVGSVVKGATVLTGYKYGAISPGTVINDTTVKIGDTEKKSWTQMGPINDLTALMRSSNVYMFQTVMKIAGAHYVYGQPLSVDAEDFTTMRNAYAQYGLGIRTGIDLPNEQTGFKGTDTSVPGKLLDIAIGQYDTYTNMQLAQYISTIANGGNRMEPHIVKEIRSPISEDGKLGAIVDSIEPKVLNTVDAKSEWIERVQTGFKMVAQSPKGTAYTYLSGKSYSPAAKTGTAEAFYDGPQKSNYKTLQEVMNLSLVSYAPSDNPEVAMAVLVPWAYNGSVDNKANLKIGEQVFDAYFDLKKERQKDEE; this is encoded by the coding sequence TTGGGAAACAAGAAGAAGAAAAGGACGTTACCGATTCGCCTTAACCTTATCTTTTTTGCAGTCTTTTTGCTCTTTTCTGCCCTGATTTTAAGGCTTGGATTTGTGCAGATTGTTTACGGGGATGAGTATAAAAGGAAATTGGAAAGAACAGAAGATGTTACGGTTGATACATCTGTACCCCGCGGGAAAATCTATGATTCGACAGGAAAAGTAATTGTCGATAATAGTGCAAAAAATGCAATAACGTACACAAACACTGGCGTCAAATCAGATGAAATGCTGAAGACCGCCGAAACGCTGGCAAAATATATTGATAAGGATACAAAAAAGGTTACCGAGCGTGATAAACAGGATTATTGGATTATGAAGCATCCTGATGAAGCAGAAGCCTTGGTAACAGATAAAGAAAAAACCGCGCTTGCGGAAAAATATACAGATTCGGATGAGTATAATTCAGAAGTATATAAATTGCAGCTGGATCGAATTACAGAGGATGAATTGAAATCTATATCCGAAGATGACCTTGAAGTATTGGCTATCTACCGCGAGTTTGCAAGTGGCTATAAAATGACACCGCATATTGTTAAAAATAATGATGTGACAGACAAGGAAATGGCGGTTGTAAGTGAAAACCTTACTTCATTAAAAGGTGTTGACACAACAACAGATTGGGACAGATCTTATGCATTTGATAATACACTTCGTTCCGTTCTTGGCAGTGTCAGCTCATCAGAGGAAGGTCTTCCAGCTGAATCCTTATCCTATTATCTGTCAAAAGGCTACAGCCGAAATGACCGTGTCGGAAAAAGTTATTTGGAGCTTGAATATGAGGACGTTCTAAAAGGTCAAAAGGAAAAAATCCGCACGCAAACAGATAGTGACGGGAAAGAAACAACAGAAGTGATAACAGAAGGCAAGCGCGGAAATGATCTCGTGCTTGCAATAGACATGGAGCTGCAGCAAAAGGTTGAAGATATTATAGAAAAGCAGCTAAAGAGTGCTAAACAAATGTCTGGAACTAAATTCCTTGATCGTGCTTATGTTGTTCTGATGAATCCAAATACAGGTGACGTTTTGACAATGGCAGGAAAAAGGCTTGTTACAGAAAACGGAAAAACAAAAGTGCAGGATGATGCACTTGGAAATATGACGACATCCTACAACGTTGGTTCTGTTGTTAAGGGTGCAACCGTATTAACAGGCTATAAATATGGAGCTATTAGCCCTGGAACAGTTATCAATGACACAACAGTAAAAATAGGTGACACGGAGAAGAAATCTTGGACACAGATGGGGCCAATTAATGACTTAACAGCATTAATGCGTTCCTCAAACGTATATATGTTCCAAACTGTCATGAAAATAGCTGGTGCACATTATGTTTACGGCCAGCCATTGTCTGTAGACGCAGAGGACTTTACAACAATGAGAAATGCATATGCTCAATACGGCTTAGGAATTCGAACAGGCATCGATCTTCCGAATGAACAGACAGGCTTTAAAGGTACAGATACATCTGTTCCTGGTAAGTTACTCGATATCGCGATCGGTCAGTATGATACGTACACAAATATGCAGCTTGCTCAATACATCTCGACGATTGCCAATGGCGGAAACAGAATGGAGCCGCATATCGTGAAGGAAATTCGCAGCCCTATCTCAGAGGATGGGAAGCTTGGTGCGATTGTTGATTCCATTGAGCCGAAGGTGTTAAACACAGTTGATGCGAAGTCTGAATGGATTGAGCGCGTACAAACAGGCTTTAAGATGGTTGCTCAAAGTCCGAAGGGAACTGCCTATACGTATTTAAGCGGCAAGTCATACTCTCCTGCTGCTAAAACAGGTACAGCAGAGGCTTTCTATGATGGTCCACAAAAAAGCAATTACAAAACATTGCAGGAAGTTATGAACTTGAGCTTGGTTAGCTATGCACCTTCAGATAATCCGGAAGTGGCAATGGCAGTCCTTGTCCCATGGGCATATAACGGCTCTGTCGATAATAAAGCAAACTTAAAAATAGGTGAACAAGTATTTGATGCTTATTTTGACTTAAAAAAAGAGCGTCAAAAGGATGAGGAATAA
- a CDS encoding endolytic transglycosylase MltG, producing MNKRSLRSFAFGLFAASSIIGAYTVYSGSGTAEKTDKQITTEQAEKVLSAAGYTAIAKDEYDELIAAKDKAAEAAQQAKADAEKKAAEQKETETDKADSNQPVSYKLKIKSGMNPAEIAETLAKQKIIKDKDEFEAFLIDNDYHTKVQVGTFRVYSDMSFREIAEKITK from the coding sequence ATGAATAAACGTAGCTTACGTTCCTTTGCATTCGGGCTGTTTGCAGCATCCAGCATCATTGGTGCGTATACTGTTTACAGTGGTTCTGGCACTGCAGAGAAAACAGACAAACAGATTACAACAGAGCAAGCAGAAAAAGTACTTTCAGCTGCAGGCTATACTGCTATTGCAAAAGACGAATATGATGAGCTTATAGCTGCCAAAGACAAGGCAGCTGAGGCTGCACAACAGGCAAAAGCAGATGCAGAAAAAAAAGCAGCAGAGCAAAAGGAAACAGAAACAGACAAGGCTGATTCAAACCAGCCAGTATCCTATAAGCTTAAGATAAAAAGCGGCATGAATCCTGCCGAAATTGCGGAGACATTAGCAAAGCAAAAAATCATTAAAGACAAAGACGAGTTTGAAGCTTTTTTAATTGATAACGACTACCATACGAAGGTACAAGTTGGTACATTCCGCGTATATAGTGACATGAGTTTCAGAGAAATCGCCGAAAAAATTACAAAATGA
- a CDS encoding DUF4912 domain-containing protein produces the protein MLEQIIHLRKEGMSFRKIAKELDMSLGKVQYQWTKYTKEVEKSEEKESSLPKDYAEASPAIPPFLWTSIQTLKKSNGMEAWVAGENKAFIFWSIPTAKWKLISSYCGFLNDDLSLKMRIYDITSIYFDGSNAHTTLEIQLDHDKNQLVFEGLQPNRSYCFEVGIQDGSRSFMPLLKSNPLHTPRTSISQSGENTKDVIDWSEGKSPLPNWIEHVSTYSYYETEAKESVKKQ, from the coding sequence TTGTTAGAACAGATTATTCATTTAAGGAAGGAAGGCATGTCTTTCCGCAAAATTGCGAAAGAACTGGATATGAGTCTTGGGAAGGTTCAATACCAGTGGACAAAATATACGAAAGAAGTGGAGAAGTCGGAGGAAAAGGAAAGCTCACTTCCTAAAGATTATGCAGAAGCAAGTCCTGCTATACCACCTTTTTTATGGACAAGTATTCAAACATTAAAAAAGAGTAACGGCATGGAGGCGTGGGTCGCAGGAGAAAATAAAGCATTTATTTTCTGGAGTATCCCAACAGCTAAATGGAAGCTTATTTCCTCGTACTGCGGATTCCTTAATGATGATTTGTCATTAAAAATGCGCATCTACGATATTACTAGCATTTATTTCGATGGAAGTAATGCTCATACAACATTGGAAATCCAGTTAGATCATGATAAGAATCAGCTTGTTTTTGAAGGGTTACAGCCAAACAGAAGCTATTGCTTTGAAGTCGGCATACAGGATGGAAGTAGATCTTTCATGCCATTATTAAAGTCTAATCCCCTTCATACACCAAGGACGAGTATATCCCAGTCAGGTGAAAATACAAAGGATGTTATAGATTGGAGCGAAGGGAAATCACCCCTGCCAAATTGGATTGAGCATGTCAGCACATACAGTTATTATGAGACAGAGGCAAAGGAGAGTGTGAAAAAGCAATGA
- a CDS encoding glycosyltransferase has translation MNVSYFQLIVHADLPVMNYYSNKKEDKQAFYKASIALLTFLKSMEKKVLPYSVSFVLPPVYIELTETEGYQEEITEYLEKNKWQWEEEYSYWLRIDRKITTGLKKLISAHKIEILATTASYTSMTALSTKNGVKLQMETGLSLIEDHLHIRNGGFWLPNGAYTPGIDLHLKKSGILFSFLHHSTLALTDPLPVVEGMPVKSPHDLCLIPLRQWAELGETVTEKISCLKDITKTKDTLNAIALSLTEVNELSAEIGEVFGENETLMPLSPETYIRQFSDSLEKVHISSSAFDQEKTSRLLKDGKNYAKLSFLEKEIEAWRELKLPNEAERVLKQLEKEWLMAHAVISQKDYQDTFLQGFYDAADKLSAFFKGDIDDNWLQERERKQSVFLVLPSALPKTSLPLVKKGSKKKILLLSWEYPPNIIGGLGTHVAGLAETLARQYEVHVITAQDMNKNPADESVHDSLFVYRVKPLHHREKNFLTWIGGLNLSIWEKAMELAASHSFELIQGHDWLVGAAAVSLKDELGIPLVTTMHATEHGRNGGIFTEMQRFIHEKERQLLTASDTVIICSEYMKTEVSSLFSISGSKLHVIPNGVKLDKKPLQNPAEELGLDPTKKTVFAIGRMVKEKGFETLLEAVTMLKRDDLQFVLAGAGPMFNEYKQFVSLHGLEHKVHLIGYLPEDKKNGFFQAADIVIIPSYYEPFGIVALESLLFEKPTIVSNTGGLKGIVEHGKTGMLMEPGNTGSMLEQLHSLLEDQLLAEEIGRNGRILVEKLFGWSRVGDETSRVFEETILNLRMAEKASLKE, from the coding sequence ATGAACGTATCGTATTTTCAATTAATCGTTCATGCAGACCTTCCTGTCATGAATTATTATTCCAACAAAAAAGAAGACAAACAAGCATTTTACAAAGCATCCATCGCCTTGCTTACTTTCTTGAAGAGCATGGAAAAGAAGGTATTGCCATACAGTGTTTCCTTTGTGCTACCTCCTGTCTATATAGAACTAACAGAAACAGAAGGCTACCAAGAAGAAATAACTGAATATTTGGAAAAGAATAAATGGCAATGGGAAGAGGAGTATTCCTATTGGCTAAGAATAGACCGTAAAATCACAACAGGCTTAAAAAAGCTGATTTCTGCCCACAAGATAGAGATACTTGCAACTACAGCATCCTATACCTCCATGACAGCTCTTTCGACGAAAAACGGTGTGAAGCTCCAAATGGAAACAGGTCTTTCACTCATAGAGGATCATTTACATATCCGTAATGGCGGGTTTTGGCTCCCTAATGGCGCATATACACCAGGAATTGATTTGCATCTTAAGAAGTCAGGTATTCTTTTCAGCTTCTTACACCATAGCACATTGGCGTTGACTGACCCACTTCCTGTTGTTGAAGGCATGCCGGTGAAGTCACCACATGATTTATGTCTGATTCCTTTAAGACAATGGGCAGAGCTTGGAGAAACAGTAACAGAGAAGATTAGCTGTCTGAAGGATATAACAAAAACAAAAGATACCCTGAATGCTATTGCCTTGAGCTTAACAGAAGTAAATGAGCTCAGTGCTGAAATAGGAGAGGTTTTTGGTGAGAATGAAACGCTGATGCCATTATCACCTGAAACTTATATTCGTCAATTTAGCGATAGCCTAGAGAAGGTTCATATTAGCTCCTCTGCTTTTGATCAAGAAAAGACTTCAAGGTTACTAAAAGACGGTAAGAACTATGCAAAGCTGTCTTTCCTTGAAAAAGAAATAGAAGCATGGCGAGAGCTGAAACTTCCAAATGAAGCGGAAAGAGTACTGAAGCAGCTTGAAAAGGAATGGCTGATGGCCCATGCTGTAATATCCCAAAAAGATTATCAGGATACGTTTTTGCAGGGATTTTACGATGCAGCAGACAAGCTTAGTGCATTTTTTAAAGGCGATATCGATGATAACTGGTTGCAAGAAAGGGAAAGAAAACAGTCTGTCTTTCTCGTACTTCCTTCTGCTTTACCAAAAACGAGCTTACCGCTAGTGAAAAAAGGAAGCAAGAAAAAGATTCTCCTTCTTTCTTGGGAATATCCGCCTAATATAATTGGAGGACTTGGAACACATGTAGCTGGGTTGGCAGAAACGTTAGCAAGACAGTATGAAGTCCATGTTATTACAGCACAGGATATGAATAAAAATCCAGCAGATGAATCCGTGCATGATTCGCTGTTTGTGTATAGAGTTAAGCCTTTGCATCATAGGGAAAAAAACTTCCTCACTTGGATTGGTGGCTTAAATTTAAGTATTTGGGAAAAAGCAATGGAATTGGCTGCTTCTCATTCCTTTGAATTAATACAAGGCCATGATTGGTTAGTAGGTGCAGCTGCTGTATCCTTAAAAGATGAGCTTGGCATACCGTTAGTTACAACAATGCATGCAACAGAGCATGGCAGAAACGGCGGGATCTTTACAGAAATGCAGAGGTTCATTCATGAGAAGGAACGACAGCTTCTAACAGCATCTGATACAGTGATTATATGCAGCGAATATATGAAAACAGAAGTATCCTCTCTATTTTCAATAAGTGGCAGCAAGCTCCATGTCATTCCAAATGGAGTAAAGCTGGATAAAAAGCCACTGCAAAATCCAGCAGAAGAACTAGGGTTGGATCCAACAAAGAAAACAGTCTTTGCAATCGGGAGAATGGTGAAGGAGAAAGGCTTTGAAACATTGCTTGAAGCAGTGACAATGCTTAAAAGAGATGACCTTCAATTTGTCCTTGCAGGTGCAGGCCCGATGTTCAATGAATATAAACAATTTGTGTCATTACATGGCTTAGAACATAAAGTACACTTAATTGGTTATTTACCAGAAGATAAAAAGAACGGCTTCTTTCAAGCTGCAGATATAGTTATTATCCCAAGTTATTATGAACCTTTCGGAATTGTAGCATTAGAATCACTGCTGTTTGAGAAACCGACAATCGTTTCGAATACGGGAGGACTAAAGGGAATTGTAGAGCATGGAAAGACTGGCATGCTGATGGAGCCAGGCAATACAGGAAGCATGCTAGAGCAATTGCATTCATTATTGGAAGATCAGCTTTTGGCTGAGGAAATTGGCAGAAACGGGAGAATCCTTGTAGAGAAGCTGTTTGGCTGGAGTAGAGTCGGTGATGAAACATCAAGGGTTTTTGAAGAAACAATCTTAAATTTGAGAATGGCTGAAAAAGCCTCTTTAAAGGAATAA
- the rpmG gene encoding 50S ribosomal protein L33, giving the protein MRVNITLACTECGDRNYISKKNKRNNPDRLELKKYCSREKRTTTHRETK; this is encoded by the coding sequence ATGCGTGTCAACATTACGTTAGCTTGCACAGAATGTGGAGATCGTAACTACATTTCTAAAAAAAATAAACGAAATAATCCAGACCGTCTTGAGCTTAAGAAGTATTGCTCAAGAGAAAAACGCACTACAACACACCGCGAAACAAAATAA
- a CDS encoding 5-formyltetrahydrofolate cyclo-ligase has product MTESKQEIRSRVLAELRAIPKPAYEQLSYEIAQNLYNHPLFQKASHVGVTISRFPEVDTYQIIRAAWAQGKKVSIPKCLPKTRAMEFRILERFDQLESIYSGLYEPMEAETKLTEANEIELLLVPGVAYSKDGYRIGFGGGYYDRFLKSFHGTTISLAIESQLEKSLPIESHDIPVQHIITNKGAMVVGAND; this is encoded by the coding sequence ATGACAGAAAGTAAACAGGAAATTAGAAGCAGGGTCCTTGCAGAGCTACGGGCCATCCCTAAGCCAGCATATGAGCAGCTTTCTTATGAAATAGCCCAAAATCTATATAACCATCCTCTTTTTCAAAAGGCTAGTCATGTTGGGGTGACCATTTCAAGATTTCCAGAAGTTGACACTTATCAAATTATCAGAGCTGCTTGGGCACAAGGCAAAAAGGTAAGTATTCCGAAATGCCTGCCAAAAACACGCGCGATGGAATTTCGTATACTAGAACGCTTTGATCAGCTAGAGTCTATTTATAGTGGACTTTATGAACCAATGGAAGCAGAGACTAAATTAACAGAAGCAAATGAAATAGAGCTGCTGCTTGTCCCTGGGGTTGCTTATTCTAAGGATGGCTATCGAATTGGATTCGGAGGCGGATATTATGACCGTTTTCTGAAGAGTTTCCATGGCACGACAATCTCGCTTGCGATTGAAAGCCAATTGGAGAAGTCTTTACCGATTGAAAGCCATGACATTCCGGTCCAGCATATCATAACAAATAAAGGCGCAATGGTTGTGGGAGCAAATGATTAG
- a CDS encoding DUF92 domain-containing protein has product MISIIIILLAVFFAWKEGYLSKSGSIAAFFVGIGIQFGFHYQGFILLGVFFLTSSLLSKFKKDKKTKMEDMHEKGSTRDYMQVIANGGAAAIVSLLYGWNGEHGLIVLFAVLLAAANSDTWASEIGPLSRNKPFSIRTFKKAEAGTSGAMSVTGTFAGIMGSLLIGLCAFMLFPISIGEFLLIFVFGFIGNLIDTILGAFVQAEYKCTVCGAKVEKRIHHDRKAKKIKGFTVLNNDAVNILSGVIAALLASFFVL; this is encoded by the coding sequence ATGATTAGTATCATCATTATCCTGCTTGCTGTCTTTTTTGCCTGGAAAGAAGGATATTTAAGCAAAAGCGGCAGTATAGCAGCCTTTTTTGTCGGAATAGGCATCCAATTTGGCTTCCACTATCAAGGCTTTATTTTACTTGGAGTCTTTTTTCTTACGTCTAGTTTGCTGTCTAAGTTTAAAAAAGACAAAAAAACCAAGATGGAGGATATGCATGAAAAGGGTTCCACTAGAGACTATATGCAGGTGATAGCAAATGGTGGGGCTGCAGCGATTGTTAGTTTGCTTTATGGCTGGAACGGGGAACACGGTCTAATCGTTCTGTTTGCCGTTTTGCTTGCTGCAGCAAACTCAGATACTTGGGCATCGGAAATTGGACCATTAAGCAGAAATAAACCATTCTCTATCAGAACCTTTAAAAAAGCAGAGGCAGGAACTTCTGGTGCCATGAGTGTTACAGGCACATTTGCCGGAATTATGGGGTCGTTGCTGATTGGACTATGTGCATTTATGCTGTTTCCAATAAGTATTGGTGAATTTTTGTTGATTTTTGTCTTTGGCTTTATCGGTAATTTAATTGATACAATCTTAGGTGCCTTTGTACAAGCTGAGTATAAATGTACAGTTTGCGGCGCAAAAGTGGAAAAACGCATACATCATGACAGAAAAGCTAAAAAGATCAAAGGATTTACTGTATTAAATAATGATGCAGTCAATATCCTTTCAGGTGTAATTGCTGCACTTCTTGCTTCCTTTTTTGTCTTGTAA
- a CDS encoding YqgQ family protein: MKTIYDVQQFLKRFGTIIYVGDRLGDLELMKAELNDLAHTEIIEQQEFEMAVLLLNQEIQKLKEKQK; this comes from the coding sequence ATGAAAACGATTTACGATGTGCAACAATTTTTAAAAAGGTTCGGAACGATCATATATGTAGGAGACAGATTAGGTGATTTGGAGCTAATGAAGGCAGAGTTAAATGATCTCGCTCATACAGAAATAATTGAGCAACAAGAGTTTGAGATGGCTGTTTTACTATTAAATCAAGAAATACAGAAATTAAAAGAGAAGCAGAAATAG